CGTTTCTCACGTTAACGTTAGCATAGTCGTGATGTGGGTGCtcctttcagctgcagctgtgtagTGTTAGTATAACTGTTCACTGCTGTGTAATGTAACGAGCCGCACTGTGGTCTCTTGGGGCAGACAGGACCACGACCATTGGACAGCTGATAAGCGCCTACCTGGAGAACAAAAGTGATTTGGAGGACCACACAGTGCACCTGCTGTTCTCTGCAAACCGCTGGGAAATGGTGTAAGACTCTTACTTTACCGTGGACGAGCAGATCTTTTTCacggcagacattttgacaagcaccagtgtttttaaaaaacaataataacagcTGCGTTCCGCTTAGCACAGGCCCCGGTAACGTTAGTATTGGTGATTGTTATCACCATCGATAATGTTAGCCATCGACAAGTGCTTTCCCCTTTTTCTGACAAGTCAAAAAGTCAGCTGTGAAAATGACCTCAAGTCCTCATCACGAGGCGGGACACAGCTGCATCTTactatatttttattgcatgttattttattatctttctttttaacacgggggttgcaatgcaaatttcgttgacatgtccatgctcaatgacaataaaggcgATCTTAACTGTCTGTACAactttaaagggtcagttcacccactTTTTACTGAAGAAATAGTCCCTGCGATAACTGACAGTGAGGTCTATCGATTATCTTTAGGAACTAAAATTAAGTTTCTTCtggttctgtttgtgtgcatcaaaAACTACCTGCAAGTCTGCATCTGATCAGGGTTGATTGATGGGTAAACTTACTGCACTTTTGTAGAAGATTGAACTGACACTGCCCTCTGAACTGGCTGGAGTAAAAGTCTCAGTGCTCATACTTTTAAAGTctggtgacattttttttattgtcagcatatttcacaataagaccaaaaccaacaatccCACTAACACGTATTGTGTGTTTATCCAACACCTGATGTGTCTTATTCCTCTGAGCCATAGAGATCGATTGTGGCCAAAAATGATTAATGATGCATCAGCgagtcacactgttgcactgcGAGTGTGCATTACTGTGGACGCACACTAGTTTATTTAGAGTCCGTCTCTAACACACCACCCCAGTGCCTTAAACAAGTGCACAATTTATTCCTGTTTGAATAACAGTAGTCTgaaattgtacattttatttgtctcatttttaaagatttaagtCTTCAGTAGGAGCCAGCGGACTTGAGGCCACAGACAGGGTGGACAGGTGAAAGCATTGAGACCAACACATTGTagattttggtctttttttgtgGGATTATTTGtagacaataagaaaaacaccaGTCAATCCTTTAAAAATGAACCGATTTGTGAGTGAATGCAAACTTTAATCTGAAAATGCATacctctttttcttctgcagttTCTCTTAGCCTTTGTACATAATAGCGTGATTTCTCCTAAATCGTTCTGACCACAGGCCTTtaatgaagaagaagctggagcagGGCACCACTCTGGTGGTGGATCGGTACGCCTTCTCTGGAGTTGCTTTCACCAGTGCCAAGCCGGTGAGTCTTTTCTCCGCCTGtccacctctgcctccatcAGACTGTATTGTTAGTGCGTGTTGCATTAGGTAATTTGACTTTTTCATCTCCTTCAGGGTTTCTGTCTGGACTGGTGCAAGAAACCTGATGTGGGATTGCCAAAGCCGGACCTTGTAatgtttctgcagctcagtcCATCTGAGGCTGCTCTCAGAGGTCGGTTTGGAGAAGAGAGATATGAGACCAGTAGTTTCCAAAGAACGGTTCAACAGAAATTTGAAGAGCTGATGAAGGATCGTTCAGTCAACTGGCAGGTATGAGGCAGATCTGGATTTAAGATTTCATCCCAGGTGCTATTTAAATCAGCAGCTATTTAAAACAGCTTGTCATCTGCTCTGTTCTAGGTAATTGATGCTTCTCAGAGTGTTGAGGATGTGCACAAGGACATCACAACCCGCAGCCTTAATGCCATCAACACAGCTCAGAACCTTCCACTGGGAGAGCTGTGGAAGTGAAGCTGAACCGGTCTGACTGAAACAGCTTTGACACAAAGACCGTCTGTTTtataataactataataatagt
This DNA window, taken from Chelmon rostratus isolate fCheRos1 chromosome 4, fCheRos1.pri, whole genome shotgun sequence, encodes the following:
- the dtymk gene encoding thymidylate kinase encodes the protein MAGKRGALIVLEGVDKAGKTTQCKRLLQALQQSGRPAEMMRFPDRTTTIGQLISAYLENKSDLEDHTVHLLFSANRWEMVPLMKKKLEQGTTLVVDRYAFSGVAFTSAKPGFCLDWCKKPDVGLPKPDLVMFLQLSPSEAALRGRFGEERYETSSFQRTVQQKFEELMKDRSVNWQVIDASQSVEDVHKDITTRSLNAINTAQNLPLGELWK